Proteins from a single region of Mesorhizobium sp. B1-1-8:
- a CDS encoding outer membrane protein has product MIIARDLPQRNKGLYLFVIQTNAAGRVDLRRLPTCWQIGQSALAPADNPKPPPVFDSFLPYATGGFAVGHVKGSADLGACGFTPTCSYSDTRWGWTAGAGVEWAMNQKLSLKTEYLHVDLGKPNFDSLGNPSTDAIKFDTVRVGLNYHF; this is encoded by the coding sequence ATGATCATCGCTCGGGACCTGCCCCAGCGGAATAAAGGGCTATATCTTTTCGTGATTCAGACCAATGCCGCGGGCAGGGTGGACCTCCGTCGATTGCCGACTTGCTGGCAAATCGGACAGTCTGCGCTCGCACCGGCTGATAACCCCAAGCCCCCGCCCGTTTTCGACAGTTTCCTGCCCTATGCCACCGGCGGCTTCGCAGTCGGCCATGTCAAGGGATCCGCCGACCTCGGCGCATGCGGCTTTACCCCGACTTGCAGCTACAGTGACACAAGGTGGGGTTGGACCGCTGGCGCCGGCGTCGAATGGGCCATGAACCAGAAGCTTTCCCTAAAGACCGAATATCTGCATGTGGACCTGGGCAAGCCAAACTTCGACTCGCTCGGCAACCCCTCGACCGACGCCATCAAGTTCGACACGGTCCGTGTCGGCCTCAATTATCATTTCTAG
- a CDS encoding membrane-anchored protein, producing MNPDAPKPLRKRLFDYPLLVIKRKLLYRLLHPRPPRHPAPLTKPVFIVGSAPVSNPPVGFRRDAFTIFTVNGSQTVTARWGMGTPDATFLYVNQLDGAKPNALAVRAVLTGQETDLLWIVRAHRTIEELRRNIAAFNYRCRDLRKITRHQRMALYEAVTGVANFEMHLEEKFSTGITAVLYALHNCAPAVIITGIDPGSHGHVYNELNIDRMHISSDRATLLALSALGFPLYTSDPHVADSLGLPLWKGQIGRCEVQ from the coding sequence ATGAATCCCGATGCCCCGAAGCCGCTGCGTAAGCGCTTGTTCGATTACCCGCTTCTCGTGATCAAGCGGAAACTGTTATATCGCCTGCTGCACCCTCGTCCGCCGCGGCACCCTGCGCCGCTTACAAAACCGGTCTTCATCGTGGGCTCCGCGCCGGTCTCAAACCCGCCGGTGGGTTTTCGGCGCGATGCTTTCACGATCTTTACCGTGAATGGCTCGCAGACGGTCACGGCACGTTGGGGAATGGGTACTCCTGATGCAACATTTCTTTACGTCAACCAGCTTGACGGGGCCAAGCCCAACGCTTTAGCCGTGCGCGCCGTCTTGACCGGCCAGGAGACCGATCTGCTCTGGATTGTGCGCGCACACCGCACGATCGAGGAATTGCGCCGCAACATCGCGGCCTTCAACTACCGCTGCCGCGACCTGCGCAAGATCACCCGTCACCAGCGCATGGCGCTCTACGAGGCAGTGACAGGTGTGGCCAATTTCGAGATGCATCTGGAGGAGAAGTTCTCGACCGGGATCACAGCGGTCCTTTACGCCTTGCACAACTGCGCGCCGGCCGTGATCATCACCGGAATTGACCCAGGTTCGCACGGCCATGTCTACAACGAACTGAACATCGACCGGATGCACATCAGTTCCGACCGTGCCACGCTGCTGGCGCTGTCGGCGCTCGGTTTTCCCCTTTATACGAGCGATCCACATGTGGCCGACTCGCTCGGTCTGCCACTCTGGAAAGGCCAGATCGGGAGATGTGAGGTCCAATAA
- a CDS encoding acyltransferase family protein has protein sequence MTASRRLSALDGLRGLAALGVVAYHYVDRPAYYGLLGVELFFVISGFVILMTLERVKSLTEFVIGRAARLYPAYWLSIGVAGLFLWVTDQTTGRTILINATMLQAFLYAPNIVSPYWSLAYELVFYATMAVIFKVSRLHNIDAISIAWLTLMILLRGAILLSGHGWGFYNDWLVQSLLMPQFGHLFIAGMMLYRIRTGRATKLTCVALILAVFYSLFGRPDWAHISPTLYFLVNAAFITAVWAASSDRASLLATPLLVGVGVCSYSLYLLHLPVKLVLSHLFGQLSGQPWFVIAVLFPAAIGTAVVSRRYIEQPVQLWARKLITPAWMMDERRPSITPTTGGR, from the coding sequence ATGACCGCCTCGCGAAGACTCAGCGCTCTTGACGGATTGCGAGGTCTGGCCGCCCTCGGCGTGGTTGCCTACCACTACGTCGACAGGCCCGCCTACTATGGCCTGCTTGGCGTCGAGTTGTTCTTTGTGATCAGCGGGTTCGTGATCCTTATGACGCTCGAGCGAGTGAAATCGTTGACCGAATTTGTCATCGGTCGTGCGGCCCGTTTGTATCCTGCATATTGGCTTTCAATCGGCGTAGCCGGCCTTTTCCTATGGGTGACTGATCAAACCACCGGTCGAACCATCCTGATCAATGCCACGATGCTGCAGGCCTTTCTTTACGCGCCTAACATTGTTAGTCCATATTGGAGCTTAGCGTATGAACTCGTGTTCTACGCTACCATGGCGGTGATTTTCAAAGTCAGCCGACTCCATAATATAGACGCTATATCGATTGCCTGGCTAACGCTTATGATTCTGCTTAGAGGCGCAATCCTGCTAAGCGGCCACGGGTGGGGCTTCTACAATGACTGGCTGGTGCAGTCGCTACTAATGCCGCAGTTCGGGCACCTGTTTATCGCTGGCATGATGCTCTACCGCATCCGCACCGGCCGAGCGACGAAATTGACTTGCGTTGCGCTTATCCTAGCGGTTTTTTATTCGCTTTTTGGGCGCCCGGATTGGGCGCACATCAGTCCGACTCTCTACTTCTTGGTCAATGCAGCATTCATCACTGCCGTTTGGGCTGCTTCGTCGGATCGAGCATCACTTCTCGCGACCCCATTGCTGGTTGGCGTAGGGGTTTGCTCTTATTCGCTCTACCTATTGCACCTGCCGGTGAAGCTGGTTTTGAGCCATCTGTTCGGTCAACTTAGCGGACAGCCTTGGTTCGTGATCGCGGTCCTTTTCCCGGCTGCGATCGGCACGGCCGTCGTTTCGCGGAGGTACATTGAGCAACCAGTTCAGTTGTGGGCCAGGAAGCTGATCACGCCGGCTTGGATGATGGACGAGCGAAGACCTAGCATCACGCCGACCACCGGCGGCCGCTAG